A part of Olleya sp. Bg11-27 genomic DNA contains:
- the murI gene encoding glutamate racemase yields the protein MNKQPIGIFDSGVGGTSIWSAIHALLPNENTIYLADSVNAPYGSKGKEAILALSIKNTEYLLSQNCKLIVVACNTATTNAIGYLREHYNVPIIGIEPAIKPAALQTQTKAIGVLATRGTLSSELFCNTTQLYSNGIKIIEQEGEGIVQLIESGQINSPQMVELLKGYLKPMLEVNIDYLVLGCTHYPYLIDQLVNMLPNNVKIIDSGAAVARQTKTVLEEFELSNTTITGPNLNFFSNGNPEVMHVLLKKRYKVEYLNF from the coding sequence ATGAATAAACAACCCATAGGTATTTTTGATTCAGGAGTAGGTGGCACATCTATTTGGAGCGCAATCCATGCGTTACTGCCTAATGAAAATACAATTTACCTTGCCGATAGTGTTAACGCACCTTACGGTTCTAAAGGAAAAGAAGCTATTTTAGCCCTTTCTATAAAAAACACGGAGTATTTGCTTAGTCAGAATTGTAAGCTTATTGTAGTGGCTTGTAATACGGCCACAACGAATGCTATTGGTTATTTAAGAGAACATTATAATGTTCCCATTATTGGTATCGAACCAGCAATAAAACCTGCAGCTTTACAGACGCAAACTAAGGCCATAGGCGTCTTAGCAACTAGAGGTACCTTAAGCAGTGAATTATTTTGTAATACCACACAGCTTTACAGTAATGGTATTAAGATAATAGAGCAGGAAGGAGAAGGTATAGTGCAATTAATAGAAAGTGGTCAAATTAATTCTCCTCAAATGGTGGAGTTGCTTAAAGGGTATCTTAAACCAATGTTGGAGGTTAATATTGATTATTTAGTATTGGGGTGCACACATTATCCTTATTTGATAGATCAATTAGTCAATATGTTACCTAACAATGTTAAAATAATAGATTCTGGTGCGGCAGTAGCAAGACAGACTAAAACTGTTTTAGAAGAATTTGAATTATCGAACACCACGATTACAGGTCCAAATTTAAATTTCTTTTCTAATGGTAATCCTGAAGTTATGCATGTCTTATTAAAAAAAAGATATAAAGTAGAGTATTTAAATTTTTAA
- a CDS encoding queuosine precursor transporter — MTLKDKLLAQKIYLLLGGLFITSLVVSNLIFQKFFYWHPFNITLFGAKLFEISVGILPYPITFLITDLISEIYGKKRANQIVIGGIFASIFSLLIVFTANSVPATNWSPVSDSLFTNVFGNTIIAVFASMMAYLLAQLVDIQIYHFWKRITKGKHLWLRNNFSTFLSQFVDTFSVLILLCSFGEIPWDRFTGLLISGFIFKVLIAILDTPFLYLGVYLFRKRFKLNPNEELRLL, encoded by the coding sequence ATGACCTTAAAAGACAAATTACTTGCTCAAAAAATCTATTTACTTCTAGGTGGGCTTTTTATAACCTCTTTAGTTGTTTCCAATCTAATATTCCAAAAATTTTTTTACTGGCACCCATTTAACATAACCCTTTTTGGCGCTAAATTATTTGAGATTTCCGTTGGCATCCTCCCCTATCCTATTACATTTTTAATCACAGATCTAATCAGTGAAATATATGGCAAAAAGCGTGCAAACCAAATTGTTATTGGCGGTATTTTTGCTTCAATTTTTTCATTACTCATTGTGTTTACAGCCAATTCTGTACCTGCGACAAATTGGTCTCCTGTTAGCGACAGCTTGTTTACCAACGTTTTTGGAAATACCATCATCGCGGTATTTGCTAGCATGATGGCTTATCTTCTCGCTCAATTAGTAGATATTCAAATTTATCATTTTTGGAAACGCATCACTAAAGGGAAACATCTATGGTTGCGTAATAACTTTTCAACCTTTTTATCACAATTTGTAGACACCTTCTCCGTCTTGATTCTATTGTGCTCATTTGGAGAAATACCATGGGACCGATTTACAGGCTTACTTATAAGTGGTTTTATTTTTAAAGTATTGATTGCTATTCTAGATACTCCCTTTCTATATTTAGGTGTTTATCTATTCAGAAAACGCTTTAAACTAAACCCTAATGAAGAATTACGACTACTTTAA
- a CDS encoding DUF6089 family protein, producing the protein MKQLTLVILTFFGIQYSNAQINEFGLYLGGANFVGDVGATDYIAPNQLAIGAIYKWNRSPRHSYRVSLTFAELEGIDKNSDDPSRQLRGVEFNNQIIELSAGVEFTFFDFNLHEGGFVSTPYLSTGISATQHDNFYYNSLGEVAANDDTNIALGIPMIIGFKALVTSNIILALEVGARYTFSDNLDGSAPDAEELTQRRFGNLNNNDWYMFTGVTLTYTFGKNPCYCGY; encoded by the coding sequence ATGAAGCAGTTAACCTTAGTAATACTAACATTTTTTGGCATACAGTATAGTAATGCACAAATCAACGAATTTGGGTTGTATTTGGGTGGTGCTAATTTTGTAGGAGATGTGGGCGCTACTGATTATATCGCTCCAAACCAATTGGCAATAGGTGCTATATATAAATGGAACAGAAGCCCGAGACATTCTTACAGGGTCTCTTTAACTTTTGCAGAATTAGAAGGTATTGATAAAAACTCAGACGATCCTAGTCGACAGTTAAGAGGGGTAGAGTTTAATAATCAAATTATAGAATTATCAGCAGGTGTCGAGTTTACTTTTTTTGACTTTAATTTACACGAGGGCGGGTTTGTCTCTACACCATATCTATCTACAGGTATAAGTGCAACGCAACACGACAATTTTTACTATAATAGTTTAGGAGAGGTAGCGGCCAATGACGATACTAATATTGCTTTGGGCATTCCAATGATAATAGGTTTTAAAGCTTTGGTTACTTCTAATATAATTCTAGCTTTAGAAGTAGGTGCGCGGTATACTTTTTCGGATAACTTAGATGGAAGTGCACCAGATGCAGAAGAGTTAACACAAAGACGTTTTGGAAACTTAAATAATAATGATTGGTATATGTTTACAGGAGTAACCTTAACGTATACATTTGGTAAAAACCCTTGTTATTGCGGATATTAA
- the rpsU gene encoding 30S ribosomal protein S21, which yields MLRIEIKEGENIERALKRYKRKHRNVKVMQNLRDKQYFTKPSVKNRRQIQKASYIQGLRDAENI from the coding sequence ATGTTAAGAATTGAAATTAAAGAAGGTGAAAACATAGAACGTGCACTTAAACGTTACAAACGTAAGCACAGAAATGTAAAAGTTATGCAAAACTTAAGAGACAAGCAATACTTTACAAAACCATCTGTAAAGAACAGACGTCAGATTCAGAAAGCTAGTTATATTCAAGGTCTTAGAGACGCAGAGAATATCTAA
- a CDS encoding OmpH family outer membrane protein produces MKQIKTLLFAAALFIGATSFTNAQTKLAHVDTQKLVASMPAMKAAQSEMEKMGKTFEADIQEMLKEYQSKAKLYEGEAATKTNEQNQSRGEELQGMQQSIRQFQADAQTQLQKKEFDLLKPITDKAKAAILKVGAAQGFNYVLDSSEGSGVIMAAGKDLMSDVQKELGF; encoded by the coding sequence ATGAAACAGATCAAGACACTTTTATTTGCTGCAGCCTTATTTATTGGAGCGACAAGTTTTACTAATGCTCAAACTAAACTAGCACATGTTGATACACAAAAACTAGTGGCATCAATGCCAGCAATGAAAGCAGCGCAGTCGGAAATGGAAAAAATGGGTAAAACTTTCGAGGCAGATATACAAGAAATGCTTAAGGAATATCAATCTAAAGCAAAATTATACGAAGGAGAGGCTGCAACTAAAACTAATGAGCAGAACCAGTCTAGAGGAGAAGAATTACAAGGAATGCAACAAAGTATTCGTCAATTTCAGGCAGATGCTCAAACACAATTGCAGAAAAAAGAATTTGACTTATTAAAACCTATTACTGATAAAGCTAAAGCAGCTATTTTAAAGGTAGGTGCTGCTCAAGGGTTTAATTATGTATTGGATTCTTCTGAAGGTTCTGGTGTAATTATGGCAGCAGGAAAAGATTTAATGAGTGACGTACAAAAAGAATTAGGATTTTAA
- a CDS encoding OmpH family outer membrane protein: MKLKVLIVLVMLSAGFTANAQRGVRIGYIDTEYILENIPEYTEATGQLDSKVQKWKTEIEGKLNDIKLKRESLNNEKALLTKELIEEREEDIIFEEKEILDYQQKRFGPNGDLMIQKRQLMQPVQDQIFQAVQDIAKAKKYDFVFDKSADVVMLYSAERFDMSELIIRTISRASKRIQAKNKSERKNAKEEDVVVEINEDKESRQKAIDDKISERATAAELRKNEILEAREAKKKAAADKRAKILEDRAKAREDKLNERVGGEEGGEEKPSSIEEESKVDQENTPKTREEILEERRLKKLADREARQVDLAAKKQKILDDRKKAKEEKQNIDDEEN; encoded by the coding sequence ATGAAATTAAAAGTTCTTATTGTATTGGTTATGCTTTCAGCAGGTTTTACTGCTAATGCCCAACGTGGGGTTAGAATTGGTTATATTGATACTGAGTATATTTTAGAAAATATTCCTGAATATACTGAAGCAACAGGCCAATTAGATAGTAAAGTTCAGAAATGGAAAACTGAAATAGAGGGTAAGCTAAATGATATAAAGCTGAAGCGTGAGTCGTTAAATAACGAAAAAGCTTTATTGACTAAAGAATTAATTGAGGAACGTGAAGAGGATATAATCTTTGAAGAAAAAGAAATTTTGGATTATCAACAGAAACGGTTTGGTCCTAATGGTGATTTAATGATTCAGAAAAGGCAATTAATGCAACCTGTTCAAGATCAAATTTTTCAGGCTGTTCAAGATATTGCAAAAGCAAAGAAATATGATTTTGTTTTTGATAAGTCAGCGGATGTTGTAATGCTTTATTCTGCTGAACGTTTTGATATGAGTGAATTAATTATAAGAACTATATCAAGAGCGTCTAAACGTATTCAGGCAAAGAATAAATCTGAACGGAAAAATGCTAAAGAGGAAGATGTTGTTGTTGAAATCAATGAAGATAAGGAGTCGCGTCAAAAAGCTATAGATGATAAGATTAGTGAAAGAGCGACAGCTGCAGAATTGAGGAAGAATGAAATTTTGGAAGCTAGAGAGGCTAAGAAAAAAGCAGCAGCAGATAAAAGAGCTAAAATATTAGAAGATCGCGCTAAAGCTAGAGAAGATAAATTAAATGAAAGAGTTGGCGGGGAAGAAGGAGGAGAAGAAAAGCCTAGCTCTATTGAGGAAGAAAGTAAAGTAGACCAGGAAAATACTCCAAAAACGAGAGAGGAGATTCTAGAGGAAAGAAGATTAAAGAAATTAGCAGACAGGGAAGCAAGACAAGTTGATCTTGCTGCTAAAAAACAAAAAATCTTAGATGACCGTAAGAAAGCTAAGGAAGAAAAACAAAACATAGACGACGAAGAAAACTAA
- a CDS encoding outer membrane protein assembly factor, translating to MKRLQNIKKENDDLGKQVNNLAKQLPLKTILNYTLFVFAFLSTITISAQDLSYENGKKYNLAEITVKGNTSFSEQTIITYSGLKKGAEIMIPGEEISDAIKKLWKSNLFSDIEMYLVKVEEDSAFLEIRLSDLPELKEIVITGIKKGKHESILKENKLLKGTKVTENLITTTENYLESKYKKDGFLNTKVNVNTIEVVNDSIDKSIVNMVVAINRGEKVKVKNIDFEGNSVLSDKNLRKAMKNTKKKNPIRVLKRSKFIEADYKEDLTSVVNKYKEVGYRDARIVSDSMFNNNDKTISLKIKVEEGEKYTFGEVTFIGNTVYSDEYLKRKLRIEKGDTYNGVELQKRIADDTKPDGDDLTNLYQNNGYLFSTINPVEINADGNVIDMEIRISEGKAVYFDKVSIVGNQKTNDHVVYREIRTRPGQLYSKENVVRTIRELSQLGFFDAEQLSPNFKNPNPEEGTIDMEYVVVESGSSQIELQGGYGGGGFIGTLGLSFNNFSIKDLFKKDAYKPIPSGDGQKLALRLQASRFFQTYSFSFSEPWLGGKKPVQFSTSISQTKQFLYDATTGNADKDSRFNITGITFGLAKRLSIPDDFFTLSQAISFQHYDLKNYNTGLFTFGDGYSNNLSYTLGLSRNNTFNDPVFPMGGSSFSATAKFSLPYSLFNSTDYEALKSERDINEAIVNDSDANTILRSAAQTRVSEIDQERYKWLEFYKIKFKGDWYTRLAGKFVLRPSVEFGFLGAYNQDRGIIPFERFFVGGDGLGSYSLDGREAVALRGYANQALSSSDGGTIYNKFSLELRYPITLKQSAKIYALGFLEAGGSYDNFNDYDPFALKRSAGFGLRIFMPAFGLLGIDFGHGFDPQLGETSKHGWETHFIIGQQF from the coding sequence ATGAAGCGATTACAGAATATCAAAAAAGAGAACGACGATTTGGGAAAACAAGTGAACAACTTAGCTAAACAATTACCATTGAAAACAATATTAAACTACACTTTGTTTGTATTTGCATTTTTAAGTACAATAACAATAAGCGCTCAAGATTTAAGTTACGAAAACGGTAAGAAATATAATCTTGCAGAAATTACAGTTAAAGGAAATACAAGCTTTAGCGAACAAACTATAATTACGTATTCCGGTTTGAAAAAAGGAGCGGAGATTATGATTCCTGGTGAAGAAATTAGCGATGCCATAAAAAAACTATGGAAATCTAATTTGTTTAGTGATATCGAAATGTATTTAGTGAAGGTTGAAGAGGATAGTGCTTTTTTAGAAATTAGACTATCTGATTTACCAGAATTAAAAGAGATTGTAATAACGGGAATTAAAAAGGGGAAACACGAATCTATTTTAAAAGAAAATAAGCTTTTAAAAGGTACTAAAGTTACAGAGAACTTAATAACTACCACCGAAAATTATTTAGAAAGTAAGTATAAGAAAGATGGTTTTCTTAATACTAAGGTAAATGTAAATACTATAGAAGTGGTTAATGACTCAATAGATAAGTCTATTGTAAATATGGTTGTGGCTATTAATAGAGGAGAAAAAGTTAAAGTTAAAAACATAGATTTTGAAGGTAATAGTGTTCTAAGTGATAAAAATCTTAGAAAAGCTATGAAAAACACTAAAAAGAAAAACCCTATTAGAGTTTTAAAACGTTCAAAGTTTATTGAAGCAGATTATAAGGAAGACCTTACCAGTGTGGTAAACAAATATAAAGAAGTTGGTTATAGGGATGCTAGAATTGTCTCTGACTCTATGTTTAATAATAATGATAAAACAATATCATTAAAAATTAAAGTTGAAGAGGGTGAAAAGTATACGTTTGGAGAGGTTACTTTCATTGGTAACACTGTATATTCAGATGAATACTTAAAAAGGAAATTACGAATAGAAAAAGGGGATACATATAATGGTGTTGAACTTCAAAAGCGTATTGCAGATGATACAAAACCAGACGGGGATGACTTAACTAACTTATATCAAAATAATGGTTATTTATTTTCTACTATTAACCCAGTCGAGATTAATGCTGACGGAAATGTTATTGACATGGAAATTAGAATTTCTGAGGGTAAAGCAGTTTATTTTGATAAAGTGTCAATTGTTGGTAATCAAAAAACTAATGATCACGTAGTTTATAGAGAGATTAGAACAAGGCCGGGTCAATTGTACAGTAAAGAGAATGTTGTTCGAACTATTAGAGAACTTAGTCAATTAGGATTCTTTGATGCAGAACAATTATCACCGAATTTTAAAAACCCTAATCCGGAAGAAGGAACCATAGACATGGAGTATGTTGTCGTTGAGTCTGGATCTAGTCAAATAGAACTTCAAGGTGGATATGGAGGGGGAGGATTTATAGGTACTTTAGGTCTTTCTTTTAATAACTTTTCTATAAAAGATTTATTTAAAAAGGATGCTTATAAGCCAATACCTTCAGGGGATGGACAGAAATTAGCATTGCGTTTACAAGCTAGTCGTTTTTTTCAGACCTATAGTTTTTCATTCTCAGAACCATGGTTAGGGGGTAAGAAGCCAGTTCAGTTTTCAACTTCTATTTCACAAACAAAACAATTTTTGTATGATGCAACAACTGGAAATGCGGATAAAGATAGCCGATTTAATATTACAGGTATTACATTTGGTTTAGCTAAACGATTATCAATTCCGGATGATTTCTTTACTTTATCTCAGGCGATTAGTTTTCAACATTATGACTTGAAAAATTATAACACGGGGTTGTTTACTTTTGGAGACGGATACTCTAATAACTTATCTTATACTTTAGGGTTAAGTAGAAATAATACGTTCAATGATCCTGTTTTTCCAATGGGTGGATCTAGTTTTTCTGCAACAGCAAAATTTTCTTTACCATATTCTTTGTTTAATAGCACGGATTATGAGGCACTTAAATCAGAAAGAGACATTAATGAGGCTATTGTTAATGATAGCGACGCCAACACCATTTTAAGATCAGCTGCTCAAACTAGAGTTAGTGAAATTGATCAAGAACGTTATAAGTGGTTAGAATTTTATAAGATTAAATTTAAAGGAGACTGGTACACAAGATTAGCAGGTAAATTTGTATTACGTCCAAGTGTAGAGTTTGGGTTTCTTGGGGCTTATAATCAAGATAGAGGTATAATTCCTTTTGAGCGTTTCTTTGTTGGAGGTGATGGATTGGGTAGTTATAGTTTAGACGGTAGAGAAGCTGTAGCGCTTCGTGGTTATGCAAATCAAGCACTTTCTTCTTCAGATGGAGGTACTATTTATAATAAGTTTTCTTTAGAATTACGTTATCCAATTACTTTGAAGCAGTCTGCTAAGATATATGCGTTAGGGTTTTTAGAAGCGGGAGGGTCTTATGATAATTTTAATGATTATGATCCATTTGCACTTAAGAGATCAGCGGGATTTGGTTTAAGAATTTTTATGCCGGCCTTTGGATTGTTAGGTATTGATTTTGGACATGGATTTGATCCACAATTAGGTGAAACTTCAAAGCACGGTTGGGAGACGCACTTTATAATCGGTCAGCAATTTTAA
- a CDS encoding AsmA-like C-terminal region-containing protein has translation MKKKLKIVGISLLIIVTLLVASPFIFQSQIKDMVRNYINDNVNAKVSFDDVNLSFISSFPQANVTLDNLVITNLAPFENDTLAKVKLLSLDMSIKELFKNSSEDPIIVNTIAIDEAIINLKTNTEGQANWDIAKTSDTSTASETTKSKGFAFDIENYSIKNSAFNYLDQSTNTIFNIANLNHSGNGRFSGDVSELETKTEANVSFSLDSTEYLSNNSLKLDALIDLDLTNSKYTFKDNKAVINNLPIEFKGFVQLTEAGQNIDISFENPGSTFKDFLAVIPKAYAKNLDDVDTTGSFKINGVVKGEVTETKIPTLDINILSNNASFKFADLPKRVENITINTQIKNDTGNVDDTYVNINTLNFKIDQDEFKSSASIKNLTKNMLVNANIDGVLNLGNLTKAYPIELENELKGILKAKLNTSFDMNAIETNAYDRIKNSGSLSLSDFVFSSADIVNPLNITQASVNFNPGTITLDNFIAKTGDTDLNATGTINNLLGFLLSDQKLTGNFNLKSNVFKISDFMAEGGSDAPINQSAEPATALKIPAFLDCTITADAKSVYYDNLILKDVKGQLKIADEKAQLNNVTSSIFNGNLTLEGLVDTKTARPTFNMNVGAKNFDIAQSFTDLHLLQALAPITKVLQGKLNSTINLSGSLGEDFTPLLNSISGDAFAELMTTKIEPKNEQLFSMLESKLTFLDFSKLDLKDLTTKLSFDNGQVTVKPFDIKYNDIKMTIDGSHTFSNTMNYKVVLDVPSKYLGSDVTGLINKINDPAVDTITIPVTATISGNTLKPNVQTDLTSGVKNLTAKLIEIEKQKLLNKGKDKLTDVVGNLLGSNTPKDSTGTQSGSGVKDLLGGIINNTNTPKDTTKTEDNTPKDKVKDALNGLFGKKKTKE, from the coding sequence ATGAAGAAAAAACTTAAAATCGTAGGTATATCATTACTAATAATTGTAACATTATTAGTTGCTAGCCCATTTATATTCCAAAGCCAAATAAAAGACATGGTGCGTAATTACATCAACGACAATGTAAACGCTAAAGTCAGTTTTGACGATGTTAATTTAAGTTTTATAAGTAGCTTCCCTCAAGCTAATGTCACATTAGACAATTTAGTTATAACAAATTTAGCTCCCTTCGAAAATGATACGCTTGCTAAAGTTAAGTTACTGTCTCTTGATATGTCGATAAAAGAATTGTTTAAAAATTCATCAGAAGATCCAATTATCGTTAATACCATAGCCATTGACGAAGCAATAATTAATCTAAAAACGAATACAGAAGGACAAGCAAATTGGGATATCGCCAAAACCAGTGATACTAGCACAGCTTCTGAAACAACTAAAAGTAAAGGTTTTGCTTTTGACATCGAAAATTACAGCATCAAAAACAGTGCCTTTAACTATTTAGACCAAAGCACAAATACCATATTTAATATCGCCAATTTAAATCATTCTGGTAACGGAAGGTTCTCTGGTGATGTTTCAGAATTGGAAACAAAAACCGAAGCTAATGTTTCATTTAGCCTTGATAGCACCGAATATTTAAGCAATAACAGCTTAAAACTAGATGCTTTAATAGATTTAGACTTAACCAATAGCAAATACACTTTTAAGGACAATAAAGCTGTAATTAACAATCTACCAATCGAATTTAAAGGGTTTGTCCAATTAACCGAAGCTGGTCAGAATATCGATATTAGTTTTGAAAACCCAGGATCTACATTCAAAGATTTTCTAGCTGTGATTCCAAAAGCATATGCAAAAAACTTAGATGATGTTGACACCACAGGTAGTTTTAAAATTAATGGTGTAGTTAAAGGAGAGGTTACAGAAACTAAAATCCCAACTTTAGATATAAACATACTATCTAACAATGCTTCCTTTAAGTTTGCAGATTTACCTAAACGTGTTGAAAACATAACCATCAATACACAAATAAAAAACGATACAGGTAATGTGGATGATACTTATGTGAATATTAATACACTGAATTTTAAAATTGACCAAGACGAATTTAAAAGTTCGGCTTCCATTAAAAATTTAACCAAAAACATGTTAGTTAATGCTAATATAGATGGTGTTTTAAACTTAGGTAATCTTACAAAAGCGTATCCGATAGAACTAGAAAACGAATTAAAAGGAATCTTAAAAGCAAAACTTAACACTAGTTTTGATATGAATGCTATTGAAACCAATGCGTATGACCGTATAAAAAACAGCGGGTCTCTGAGCTTATCAGATTTCGTGTTTTCTTCAGCAGACATTGTTAATCCATTAAACATCACGCAAGCTTCCGTCAACTTTAATCCTGGAACTATTACGCTAGACAATTTTATCGCAAAAACAGGAGACACCGATTTAAATGCAACTGGAACGATTAATAACTTACTTGGTTTTTTATTAAGCGACCAAAAACTTACAGGAAACTTTAATCTAAAATCTAATGTCTTTAAGATAAGTGATTTTATGGCTGAAGGTGGTAGCGATGCGCCAATCAATCAAAGTGCAGAACCTGCAACAGCCTTAAAGATACCTGCTTTTTTAGACTGTACTATTACGGCTGATGCAAAATCTGTATATTATGACAATCTAATATTAAAAGACGTCAAAGGACAACTTAAAATAGCTGACGAAAAAGCGCAACTTAACAATGTAACATCAAGTATTTTTAATGGTAATCTAACTTTGGAAGGTCTTGTAGATACAAAAACTGCTAGACCAACCTTTAACATGAATGTTGGCGCCAAAAATTTTGACATTGCACAATCATTTACTGATTTACATTTATTACAAGCATTAGCACCAATTACAAAAGTTTTACAAGGTAAACTAAACAGTACTATTAATCTATCTGGAAGTTTAGGCGAAGACTTTACTCCACTTTTAAATAGCATTTCAGGCGACGCTTTCGCGGAATTAATGACAACAAAAATTGAACCTAAAAATGAACAGCTATTTTCTATGTTAGAAAGTAAATTGACCTTTTTAGACTTTAGTAAACTAGACTTAAAAGATTTAACCACTAAATTATCTTTTGATAATGGTCAAGTCACTGTTAAGCCTTTTGACATAAAATACAACGATATTAAAATGACAATAGATGGATCACACACTTTTAGTAATACCATGAATTATAAAGTCGTTTTAGACGTTCCTTCAAAATACCTAGGTAGTGATGTAACTGGTCTAATTAATAAAATTAATGATCCAGCGGTGGACACGATTACCATTCCTGTTACTGCAACTATTTCAGGAAACACGTTAAAACCAAACGTACAAACCGATTTAACAAGTGGTGTAAAAAATCTAACCGCAAAATTGATTGAAATTGAAAAACAAAAGCTTTTAAACAAAGGAAAAGATAAACTAACAGATGTAGTAGGGAACCTTCTAGGAAGTAACACACCTAAAGACAGTACAGGAACACAAAGTGGCAGTGGAGTTAAAGACCTACTAGGAGGTATAATAAATAATACTAACACTCCTAAAGACACTACCAAAACAGAAGACAACACTCCTAAAGACAAAGTCAAGGATGCGCTTAATGGTTTGTTTGGAAAAAAGAAGACAAAAGAGTAA
- a CDS encoding RNA polymerase sigma factor RpoD/SigA, protein MRQLKITKQVTNRESKSLDKYLQDISKLPMITAEEEVELAQKIREGCQKSLDLLTTANLRFVVSVAKQYQNQGLTLPDLINEGNAGLVKAAKRFDETRGFKFISYAVWWIRQAILSALAEQSRIVRLPLNKIGSINKIRKVTSHLEQVNQRPPSASEIAKELDLTISDVKQSMKISSRHVSMDAPLKEGEDYSLYDLVSSNESPNPDNNLMRESLNTEIDRALETLTPRESDVIRLNFGLSNQPAMTLDEIGRTFDLTRERVRQIREKGIRRLRQTSKSKILKTYLG, encoded by the coding sequence ATGAGGCAATTAAAAATTACCAAGCAAGTTACCAACCGTGAATCAAAATCACTAGATAAATACTTACAAGATATAAGCAAGCTTCCTATGATTACTGCTGAGGAAGAAGTGGAACTAGCCCAAAAAATAAGGGAAGGTTGTCAAAAATCTTTGGATTTATTGACTACTGCTAACTTACGTTTTGTGGTCTCTGTTGCGAAGCAATATCAAAATCAAGGTTTAACTTTACCCGATTTAATAAATGAAGGTAACGCTGGATTAGTTAAAGCAGCAAAACGTTTTGATGAAACCAGAGGGTTTAAATTTATATCCTACGCCGTTTGGTGGATTAGACAAGCTATATTATCTGCTTTAGCAGAGCAATCTAGAATTGTTAGATTACCATTAAACAAAATTGGATCTATTAATAAAATCCGAAAAGTAACCTCTCACTTAGAGCAAGTCAATCAAAGACCTCCAAGTGCCTCTGAAATTGCTAAAGAACTTGACTTAACGATTAGTGACGTTAAGCAATCTATGAAGATTTCAAGTAGACACGTCTCTATGGATGCGCCTTTAAAAGAAGGTGAAGACTATAGTCTTTATGATTTAGTAAGCTCTAACGAGTCTCCAAATCCAGATAACAACTTAATGCGCGAATCTTTAAACACAGAGATTGACAGAGCATTAGAAACGTTAACACCTAGAGAAAGCGATGTGATTAGACTTAATTTTGGATTAAGCAATCAACCTGCGATGACTTTAGACGAAATTGGACGTACATTTGACTTAACACGTGAGCGTGTAAGACAAATTAGAGAAAAAGGAATCAGACGTTTACGTCAAACTTCAAAAAGTAAAATACTAAAAACATATTTAGGATAA
- a CDS encoding isoprenyl transferase produces the protein MDGNGRWAKKQGMLRAFGHENGTKSVRETVEACAELGIKHLTLYAFSTENWKRPKLEVDTLMKLLVSSLKKEIKTLLDNKIKLKAIGNLESLPKKVYKELHEVIELTKDNTHMDLTLALSYGSREELLHAVKEISIKVKNNIISTENIDESVFNAHLYTQSLPDVDLLIRTSGEQRISNFLLWQIAYAELYFTPVLWPDFTKKHLNEAITEYQKRERRFGKTSEQLS, from the coding sequence ATGGACGGTAATGGTCGATGGGCTAAAAAACAAGGTATGTTGCGTGCTTTTGGTCATGAGAATGGTACAAAATCTGTGCGCGAAACAGTTGAGGCTTGTGCCGAATTAGGTATAAAACATCTAACATTATATGCGTTTTCTACAGAGAATTGGAAACGTCCCAAATTAGAAGTGGATACTTTAATGAAGCTTTTAGTGTCTTCTCTAAAAAAAGAAATTAAAACGCTTTTAGATAACAAAATCAAACTAAAGGCAATTGGTAATCTAGAATCATTACCTAAAAAAGTTTATAAAGAATTACATGAAGTTATTGAATTAACTAAGGATAATACACATATGGATCTGACATTAGCACTTAGCTATGGGTCTAGAGAAGAGCTATTACATGCTGTTAAAGAAATCAGTATTAAAGTTAAAAATAATATAATTTCTACAGAAAATATTGACGAATCGGTATTTAATGCACATCTTTACACGCAGAGTTTACCTGATGTTGATTTACTTATAAGGACAAGTGGAGAGCAACGTATTAGTAATTTTTTGTTGTGGCAAATAGCCTATGCAGAATTATATTTTACACCAGTACTTTGGCCGGACTTTACAAAGAAACACTTAAATGAAGCGATTACAGAATATCAAAAAAGAGAACGACGATTTGGGAAAACAAGTGAACAACTTAGCTAA